In Stanieria sp. NIES-3757, the DNA window ATTTTTTCTCAATTTAGTTAAGCCAGGTATGCGAGTAGTTGAAGTCGGAAGTAATATCGGCTACTATTCTTTATTGGCAGCTAGTCAAGTGGGTACAAGTGGTTTTATCTATAGTTTTGAAGCCAATCCTCAAATATATAATTTACTCAAAAAAAATTTAGAAATTAACGGATTTTTACCAATATCCAACTGTATTAACAAAGCAGTTACAGATCGAGCAGGAACAGTTAAATTTAAAATACTTAAAGAATATTTAGGTGGTTCTTCTGTTTGTCGTTCGGAACAACAAGAATTAGTAGGACAAGAAGCAGAAATTATTGAAATAGAATCAATATCCTTAGATCTTGAATTAGGTAATAATGCTCAAGTTGACATTTTAAAAATAGATGCGGAAGGAGCAGAACCTTTGATTATTAAAGGAGCAATTAATCTATTAAAAAATAATCAAAATATAAAAGTGATGCTAGAATTTCATATCGATCACTTTGAAAATAAAGAGCGAGCGTATGAATATTTAGAGTTGATGAGACATTTAGGATTTAAAATTAATTTAATTACAGAAGATTCTTTAATAAATCCTGTAAACGACCAAGAACTTATTAATTACCCTAAAAATCATGAATTATTTTTATTTCGTTAAATATACTTAAACAAGTAAATTATTTAAATAAAATCGATCAACTTAAAAACATTTCTCAAATTGAGCATTCTCGTCATCGCTCGCCTGTTAATTTTGGCATTAATATTCTGTGTGGTTAATTGCCTATTGTCCTGCCGAAGGCACGCGTTCCCGAAGGGTGACGAAGTCTAGCGGCCAAGCTAAAAAGCCCTCACTCCATTTGGATTGGGCTTTGCCTCAATCCGCTTAACCCGAACTCACGTTAAATACTTAATTATTGAGTGTTAAATTTACTGATTTTGAAGTCGAACAATAACTCTGTTATAAACTTTTATTGATTCAAAAACATTTAGTATGAATACTGGAAACTTTGAGATGGCAGAAAAAAATTTGGCAATAATTGCCGGAACCGCAGTTGGTTGATTTTAACTAAGTTAGGCTATGTTGAGGAATAGCGATCGCTTTTGATCGGGTTTGAGAATGTTTCGAGATTTTAATTTAAGATAAGCTTGCAAACAAATACTTAATTTTGCTCATAGTCTCTTGATTTGATTAAGGGTAAATACGTAAGTAAATACTTTGACTATCAAATTAGCGATCAACAACAGTGAATACTTCAACTCAGCAACAGTTTTGGGGAACAATCGTTCTGATTGCTACTTTCACTACAGGATGTAGCCATTCTAATCCTGAAGCACAAGCTTTACTAGCCCATAGCTTTGTAATATCAATACCAATATTTTCAAGGTTGCATATTGTCTGGGAGTTAATAATCCCTCTTTTATGACTATGGGGAAAAATATTGAATTAGCAAGCAACAGAGAACGAATACTCTAAAAATTGACTTTGAGGAAAAGGAGAACCACGAAAGCGATTCATAATGTTGATTAACTTAGAAAAACCAAGTTGAAGATGTTGATTAGGAAATACGGATAGCCAAGGTTGAATAAGAGAGAAAAAGATTAATGGTTGAATAATTAAGCGCAAGTTATTTAAAGAACTTTTCCAACCAGCACCAGAATCCCACGCCTGATGATTAGAGAAAGGAAAAGAAGAAACTGATTTAAGAGTAGAGACTTGAGAATTGGCATCGGGAACAATCGTCTCTAATTGAAAATAATTAGCTTGAAGACTTACTAAAAAATAAGTACTCATAATTAATTCCCACCAGCGTTCTATACCGTGATAATCTGTAACTCGAAAATCTGCCCAACCAAGTTCATTTTTGACTTGTTTAAACGCATATTCAATCCAGTTTCTCAAACTATATTCTGAAGCAATTGTGGTGGCAATTTTGCCTTTTTTATTCGTCATAATAAACCAAGTATCTTTTGGTTCAGGGTTTTTGTCGTCTTGTTTACTTATTTGATAGAAACGAATATGTTTTCTTGTGCCAAAAATAATTTCTCTAATGTATCTAGTTTCGCTCTTCTTTCGAGATAATTTTTGTTGATAAGCTTGCCATCGATTATATTTTTTTTTCTCATCGCCGAACATCCAAACCTTATGGTTAGAGCGAATTGCCACAATATACTCCAGATTCAATTGCTCCAAAACTGTAATTACATCTCCACTTTCTCCATACAAACTATCAGCTAATATTAACTTGATGTTAAAGTTCCATTTTTGTAATTCCTTGATTATTTCTACAGCTAGTTGTGGTTTGGTTTTATATGTATCTTCTGCTTTGAGGCATTTGTTCGGCTTAAATATTTTAAAAAGTAAAGGGTATGTTATTCCCTCTACTACTGCATAAGCATTAACCGACACAATTCCATTTTTTGTCTTTCCTAAATTACCAATATACTGTCTGGCTACATAATCAGTTGTTTTTCCTTTCTTGACATCTCCTGTTTCATCAATACAAAGAGTTATTTTTCTTTCTCCAATCAATAATTTAGTCAACCATAATCTAATTTCTCGTATTTTTTCTACATTCCAATGAGCTTCAGATAGAAAATAATTTAATCCTTGACTATCTTTTAATCCTACCGCTCTTGCTATCTTTGGTAGCGACTTTCTAGGTATTTCTGATAGCATTCCTAAATGTATTAATTTGAATGCTTCATAATTTCTCACATCAGAGAATAGCTCTTGGTAGGCTTGACAATAGTGATCGATAAAACTCACTGTTGATGATGCTTCTCTTCGTGGTGTCACCATTTTTCATTGGGTTTTTATTTTCAATTATTTTATCACCCTATAGTCATAAAAGAGGGATTAATTACATTCTAGTTACCCAAATTCAAACCCAACTTCAAAAATTCCTACAATTAAGGGCGTGCTTGCCAACGCCCCACTGAAACAAGATTTTATTAGTAAGAAACGAATTAGATTAGACTGAGGATTCTTGTTGTTGATAAAGATAACAATAACGACCTTTTAATGCCATTAATTCTTCATGAGTGCCTTGTTCTACTACAGAACCAGAATCCATCATCACTATAATGTCAGCATTTTTAATTGTTCCAAGACGGTGAGTAATGAAAAAGACGCTACGTCCTTGAAAAGACTCTTTTAAATTACGCGATACTTCTTGCTCAGTAGAATAATCCAAGGCACTAGTAGCCTCATCTAAAACCAAGATTGCTGGCTGTTGCAAAACTGTACGAGCGATCGCAATACGCTGTCTTTGTCCACCTGATAGTGATGAGCCTCTTTCCCCTACTCTAGTATTGTAACCATTGGGTAAGCTCATAATAAATTCATGAGCAGCAGCAATTTGAGCAGCAGCAATGATTTCTTCGGTAGTAGCATCAGGATTAGTTAAAGCAATATTTTCCTGAATCGAACCTTCAAACAAGAGCGTATCTTGAGGTACGACACCAATTTGACGGCGCAGAGAGTAGAGTTCTACTTTGTGAATATCATAGCCATCGATCAAAATCCTACCCATTTCTGGTTCATAGAGACGAGAGAGTAATTTGGTTAAGGTACTTTTACCTGCACCACTCTCTCCCACAATAGCAATAAATTTACCAGCAGGAAATTCTAAACTAACGTTATTTAGTTGTAAAGGACCATTGGGTTTAAAACGGAAAGAAACATTATCGTAGCGGACTTTTCCTTTGATTGCAGGCATAGGAATATTGGTTCGGTCTTGTTCTGCTTCATCAGGATGATCGACGATATCGGCTAATCTTTCTAAAGATAAAGCTGTTTCTTGGAAGTTTTGCCATAGCTGTGCCAATCGCATAATCGGTGAAGTTACATAACCTGCAATAATCCGAAAGGCAATTAACTGACCTAAAGTAAGCTTTTGCTCTAGGACTAAATAAGCTCCTACCCCAATAATCAAGACACGAGAGAGATTGTTTAAAAAACTACTAGCAGAACTAGCTAAGGTAGAAGTAATAACAGTTTTAAAACCAGTCGAGATATAACGAGCATAACGTTCTTGCCATTGCCAACGAGAACGCAACTCGATATTTTGTGCTTTAACAGTCTGGATACCTGTTAAAACTTCAACTAAATAGGATTGTGTTTCTGCATTACGTTCAGCTTTAGCTCGTAATTGTTGTCTAATGGTAGGCGAGAAGATTAAAGTTAAAATAACGAAAATTGGGATAATTGCCAAGGTAACAAAAGTCAACAATGGGCTGTAGAGAAACATGACGGCAACGTAGAGTACGGAGAAAACCGAATCTAGCACCACTGTTAAAGCTGTACCTGTTAAAAACTGACGAATTCTTTCTAACTCATTAATTCTGGTGGAGATTTCCCCAACTGGTCTTTTTTCAAAATATCGTAACGGTAATCTTAGTAAGTGGTCGATAATTTCTGACCCCAAACTCATATCAATACGATTGGTAGTATCAACAAATAAATAAGTCCGTAGTGTAGTGAGTACGGCTTCAAAAATATTGAGAACAATTAGGAAGAAAATTAAGTATTTAAGTGTTTCTACAGTATTTTGACTAATTACCTTATCAATAATGATCTGGATCATCAAAGGGTTAGCCAAAGCAAATAGTTGAATAAAGAAAGAAGCTACAAAAACTTCAATCAAAATTCGCTTATATTTGGTTAAAGCTGGCAAAAACCAATTTAAACCAAACCGTTCTTGGGGAGTTTCTTTAGTTTTTTGCAGTAATAAAACTTCACCACGCTCGCCCCAGGTTTCAAAAAATTCTGTTGGTTTGCGTCGTAATAATCCTAGTTCTGGAACGGCAATGACTAACTCTTTGTCGCTAATTTCATAGACAACTGCCAAACTATCGTCCCAACGAATTAAACAAGGACCTTGCAAACGAGTAAAGGAAGTAGCAGGAATGGTAACTAATTGGGCATTTAAACCCATTAATTCGACAATTGCCCCAGATAAAGGCAGAGATAAACCACCCGTACGCTGAATTTGTTCTCCTAAAACACGGCGAATTACTTCCTTGCGAAAAGGCATCTTAAAATACCGACTGAGCATCTGAAAGCAAGCCACACCAACCTCTAAAGTTGTTTTACCACTATAGAAAGGATAGTTTTTTGCCGCCGTAGTGCGATCGCTTGGGCTAGTATAGTAGTCTGTAACCTCAGAGTCTTCTAATAATTCTGCTTCTGCGTAAGGAATTTCTTCTTTACTTGGCTCATCAAAGCCAGATTCTTCATCTCCGACATTAGTTTCTGAAGCTTTGACAAATAATAAGCCTGTTGATTGAGATTGCTGATTATTCAACCACTGATCTTGAGGAATTCCTAATAAACGGGCTGGTTTGGTTCCCGTAACTTTGATAGTTTGTCGGTCTTTGGTAAATTCTAGACGCTTACCGACAGGAAAATCTTCAATGACACCACTACTAACCAACCAAATTAAGTTAGGGTCTGCTAAGGGAGCAGTAATTTCACTGTTGAGAGAATGTTCTCCAGGAGGAATCTCATAAATTTGAGTTGCTGGCGCAATTTCTTGAGCCAAGGATTTTAAATCTAAATCCCCTTGGGCTTGTTGTTCTAGTTGATTACCTAATAATTCAAATACTTCTACTAAAGCAGATTTATTCCGAAATTCTTGCTTAAGTTGAGGATATTGTTCTAAAATTTCTAAAAAATCTTGATTACTCAAAGTTAAGCAGACAACTTCCGTCGATGCCATTGCTGTTTCACAAGGAATGCCTCTTGCTAAATTCACCCAGCCAAGCATTTGCCCAGGCTTAAGCAACTCCAAAGTCGTCGGCATTTTAGTGCGAGGATCGTAACCAAGCAAACGAGCTTGTCCTTCAGAAATAATTGATACCTGCCCTTGCATTTTTTCTCGCATGATCATGACTTGACCCATACGATAGCGTAGCGGTTTTAACTTATTAGCTAAAGATGCGATCGCTGCTGGAGGAAGCTGATTAAACTGAGGAACAAGCGATAAAAACTGTTCGATAATCGTGGTGGTATAGCTCATAGTTGCGAAAGCCTAACTGATAGCTGTACTGGGCGTGTAATTAGGGAAAGATACTTTTTGTTTCATTTCTTCGTTTAACCATTCACGAAACATTTCGTCCAACATTCTTTGTCTCATCGGTTGATCGAGTTTGGCAGAGATATAGTTTTCTAGGCGAATGATGACTAACCACTCTCCCACACGAGTAGGAGGAATGACTTGACCGGGTTTAGAAGTTGAAAGAATGCGAGCAATTTGAGGATGAGGAGCATTGATTTCTACTGGCCCAATTAACCCACCAGTTTGAGCTTCCGAACCCAGAGAATATTCCATTGCTAATTCACTAAAGGTATTTTCTCCTTCAGTAATCCTAAAGTATAATTCTTGAGCAACTTCTGCCTTATCAGTCCGAATTAATGAATAAACTACTCGATCTAATTGAGATTTTCGTTTAATAAAATAAGATTCGACTGTATTGCACCAAGTTTCTTGTTTAAATTTTTCTATTTTTAATCTTCTCTCAATCAGTTGATCAAGTTGCTCTGGTGTCATGTTTTGCTGTTTTAACCAAGCTTGCAGTTGCTCTTCTGTCAGTAATTGATTTTGTTGACAAAATTGATTATGGGCTAAAGTTTTTTCTTGTTCAGAATATTCAATTTTAGCTATAGCCCGATCAATAATAATTTCTTGTGCTAGCTTGGGCAACATTTGATACTGCTTCATTAGGGGAATTAAATCCTCAGCAGTAAAGGAACGATCCCCTATTTCTAGAACTACGCGCATATTCAATTTAAGCTACTATTATAAATAAGCAAAATTATTTAGTTAAATGCCGATAATTATAGCTTTGGATAAATTCGGCATAGAGCCGAAATTGTCAGTGATTTCGATTTTGCTATTCAAACTTAACCTAATTTATAGAGAATGACATCTTCAATTCTCTTCACTTCAACTTTTGTTTAAGAATTGGGTTTGGTGAGTAAAATTACTGCATAAGCACAAATAGCAGTTTCTTGTCCTACTGCATCTAACTTTTCATTAGTAGTTGCTTTGATGCCAATTTGTTCTGGAACAAGATTGAGTGTCAGAGCTAGGCGATCACGCATCGCTTTGAGATAAGGTTTTAATTTGGGACGTTCAGCGACAATGACTGAATCAAGATTATTAATCTGCCAACCCTGAGCTTGAATTAATTCGTGAACTTGTTCTAATAAGACTAAACTGTTAGCTCCTGCCCATTTTGGGTCTGTGGGAGGAAAATAATGACCAATATCTCCTAAACTTAATGCGCCTAGCATCGCATCCATAATGGCATGAGTCAGAACATCAGCATCACTATGTCCTAGTAATCCTAGATGGTGGGGAATTTCAATACCACCTAAAATTAATCGTCGATCTGGTACTAAGCGATGAAGATCGTAACCATTACCAATCCGAATGTTCATCATAATTAATTAGGTAAAAATAATTTAGCTGTTCTGAATTTTATTATGATTTTCTAGGTTAACTTTTTGTTGATTTAAAAATTGGGCAATAGTTTGATTGAATTCTTGAGGATTAACCAAAAATACCCAATGATTTCCAGCAATGGTTTTAATTTCTAAATTAGAGAGATAATTTTGGTATGGTTGAAGCTGCCAAGCAGTGCGATTTAATCCTTGTTCGGGTGTAATCAATAAAGTAGGAATAGTTAAGGTTTTACTTAATCCCGCTACTTCCATCACATCAGTAAAAATTTGATTGCGTGCTGCCACAGTAAATTTGCTACCCCAGCTACCATTACTTTTTTGTTCTATAGAACCCATTTGACATCTTCCAAGTATGGACTTAAAGTTCTCGAAAGTATCAAAATTCATTGACCATGAAGTATTCCAGTAGCCTTAGCGATGAAGAATGGGAAATTCTAGAACCCCTGTTAGTTAAGATATTGCCGACTAAGAAGCAAACCCGACCTGCCAATTGGACAAGGCGAGAAATCCTTGACGGAATACTCTATCAACTCAAAAATGGTTGTAATTGGGCAGACTTGCCCAAAGATTTACCTCCCTACTCAACTGTCTATTGGCACTACAAGCAGTGGCGAAAGGTAGGGGTGTTTGAAAAGCTCATGAATGCCTTACATGAACAAGTACGTCAGCAGGTTAAAAAAAACCTAAGTGGACAACATTAATAATCATTGACTCTCAAGCCGTGAAAAATACCTGTAATGCCAGTGTCGCTTCCAAAGGCTTTTGTTTTTACAAAGCCACGAATGGGATTAAAAGACATCTGGCAATTGATACACTGGGATTTCCTTTCTTTACCCACTGCACACCAGCAAATGTCTCGGATGATGCAGGATTGATTGAGATGCTGACGCTAAATATTGACTATTTCCAGTCAAAACCCGTTAACCTTCCGAAGCTCACTATTTTGCTAGACCACGGATATCATCCCGAACATTTGACTGAGCAATTGGAGCAAGTTTATCCCGAGATCATGACGAAAATCAAGTTTGAACTGTCCACCAAACCCTCGAAACAAGAGAAGGCAGCGCAAGGGAAATCTGGATTTGTTCCTGCTGTTGCTCGCTGGGTGATTGAACGCTCAAACGCTTGGATGGAGCGTTGTAAAAGTTTGGTTAAAAACTTTGAGCGCGAGATACGCGGAGGTTTCCTCCGCTTGTAGAATCGCGCTGTTGAGCGAACTTTATCTCATGCGACTGCCAAGATCGATCTCTGCTTCGTCAGATTAATGCTTAAGCGGCTTTCAGTCTCTTCGTGAGATCTCAAATGGGTTCTATACTTGCCTGAAAAACTTGTTGCTGTAGCGGACTCCAACCACGATATTGTTTTAATTTTTTTACTATTTGTTCGGCTGCTTGATAAGAAGGAAAAGGTCCCATCCCTTTGAGAAAAGGAAGAACTCGATACAATAACGGGAAAGTCAATTTAAACCAACTGGGCAATCTATTAATAAAAAAAGGATCGACCAAAATCAAACTCCGAAATCTCTGCGGTGATTTAGTTGCCCAAATTGCTGCCAGTTTACCTCCCCAAGAATGACCGAGAATATGAGCATCTTGCCAACCCAGATGATCCATTAAGGCTTCTAAATCGGCAATCATTGCTTCAGAACTATAACTCGTTAGAGGTTTGCTACTATCTCCATGACCTCTTAGATCGGGAGCAATAATCTGATAATCAGTAGCTAAATTGTCTCCCAAACTCGACCAAACTAAAGCATGATCTGCTAAACCATGGAGTAGTAATAAAGGTTCTTTGCCTTGATTCCATTCTAGATAGGAGATTTTAATCTCTTTCAAAGCAAGAGTCTGACGTAGAGACATAAGTTAAATCTAAATTAAATCAATTAAAAATATTTTTAAAGCTTTTAATAGGTAGAGCGATCGCTCTGCGCCTTGTCGTAGTCAAGATCGCGTTAATTAATAATTAAACTTATTTAAATTATTTTAATTAGGCAATCACTAGTGATTGCCCTCAACTAGTAAATTTAGGCTTCTGGGGTAGTCGTTCTGCCAAGCGTAGGAGTTAAATAAGCAACCAATACACCTAAAAGAAAACCCATCATATTGCGAAATAAAGGCAACCAGTCAGCGGTACGAGTAACAACCGGTCCAATGCCAAAGGCAATAAACAAAATTCCCCACAGAGGAGACATAATTAATGCCCATTGCCAAGCAAATAACTGTCCTTCCTTACGAGGTATTGCTGCTAGTCCTAAAATCACTCCACCTAAAATAGAACTAACTAAAGTTAAAATCCATTGTTCTTTTGGCAACCCAGGAACAACATTACAACCGCCTTGTGTCAAACAACCTTGTACGGTTTCTAAGGCATCAACGATCGCATTATTTTCGCCATGTTCTCTGACAAAATACATATTGCCAAAGCGAGCTTGCAGTTCGATCCAGAAAGTACGGGGTAATAACTCATAAACAGCATCGCCAATACTAAAAGCTAATAAATTACCACCTCTACCATCTGCGACTAACAAAATACTTTTATCATCTAAACCCCAATAATTTTTGACGGCACGCCCTGGCGAACGGTCATATTGAGTTAAAACTCGCATTTTCCAACCAGTTTCTGCCTCAAAACTGGCTAAATCTTCAACTAAAGATTCTTCTTGTCGTGTAGGTAGGTAATTAGCTAAATCGACTACAGGGGTTTCAATATCTGGTAATAATTCTGGGTTATTAACTGCCCAAGCAGCGGGAGCGATTAACCAAGTTGAAAAAATTAAGAGGCAACTACCAAGAATAACCAAAAATTTCTGTGACAAACTTTTGTGCATAATTTGTTTGTTTATAAACTCCTTCATAAACAATTAGTTTTAACTAATACTATTATTTCTTAACACTTGTTTACTTAATTTTAATAATTTGGAGTCAAAAAGGTACTTTTCTGTTACACAGATTAAGTTTTGTCGG includes these proteins:
- a CDS encoding FkbM family methyltransferase, whose product is MKAFLKKIAQLINISNDTNHDHEPQINSVPTEHQINPIPAIYLGHNLALTRTIYGHKLFVDTRDISLTPHLLLDGYWESWISKFFLNLVKPGMRVVEVGSNIGYYSLLAASQVGTSGFIYSFEANPQIYNLLKKNLEINGFLPISNCINKAVTDRAGTVKFKILKEYLGGSSVCRSEQQELVGQEAEIIEIESISLDLELGNNAQVDILKIDAEGAEPLIIKGAINLLKNNQNIKVMLEFHIDHFENKERAYEYLELMRHLGFKINLITEDSLINPVNDQELINYPKNHELFLFR
- a CDS encoding putative transposase; its protein translation is MVTPRREASSTVSFIDHYCQAYQELFSDVRNYEAFKLIHLGMLSEIPRKSLPKIARAVGLKDSQGLNYFLSEAHWNVEKIREIRLWLTKLLIGERKITLCIDETGDVKKGKTTDYVARQYIGNLGKTKNGIVSVNAYAVVEGITYPLLFKIFKPNKCLKAEDTYKTKPQLAVEIIKELQKWNFNIKLILADSLYGESGDVITVLEQLNLEYIVAIRSNHKVWMFGDEKKKYNRWQAYQQKLSRKKSETRYIREIIFGTRKHIRFYQISKQDDKNPEPKDTWFIMTNKKGKIATTIASEYSLRNWIEYAFKQVKNELGWADFRVTDYHGIERWWELIMSTYFLVSLQANYFQLETIVPDANSQVSTLKSVSSFPFSNHQAWDSGAGWKSSLNNLRLIIQPLIFFSLIQPWLSVFPNQHLQLGFSKLINIMNRFRGSPFPQSQFLEYSFSVAC
- a CDS encoding toxin secretion ABC transporter ATP-binding protein, giving the protein MSYTTTIIEQFLSLVPQFNQLPPAAIASLANKLKPLRYRMGQVMIMREKMQGQVSIISEGQARLLGYDPRTKMPTTLELLKPGQMLGWVNLARGIPCETAMASTEVVCLTLSNQDFLEILEQYPQLKQEFRNKSALVEVFELLGNQLEQQAQGDLDLKSLAQEIAPATQIYEIPPGEHSLNSEITAPLADPNLIWLVSSGVIEDFPVGKRLEFTKDRQTIKVTGTKPARLLGIPQDQWLNNQQSQSTGLLFVKASETNVGDEESGFDEPSKEEIPYAEAELLEDSEVTDYYTSPSDRTTAAKNYPFYSGKTTLEVGVACFQMLSRYFKMPFRKEVIRRVLGEQIQRTGGLSLPLSGAIVELMGLNAQLVTIPATSFTRLQGPCLIRWDDSLAVVYEISDKELVIAVPELGLLRRKPTEFFETWGERGEVLLLQKTKETPQERFGLNWFLPALTKYKRILIEVFVASFFIQLFALANPLMIQIIIDKVISQNTVETLKYLIFFLIVLNIFEAVLTTLRTYLFVDTTNRIDMSLGSEIIDHLLRLPLRYFEKRPVGEISTRINELERIRQFLTGTALTVVLDSVFSVLYVAVMFLYSPLLTFVTLAIIPIFVILTLIFSPTIRQQLRAKAERNAETQSYLVEVLTGIQTVKAQNIELRSRWQWQERYARYISTGFKTVITSTLASSASSFLNNLSRVLIIGVGAYLVLEQKLTLGQLIAFRIIAGYVTSPIMRLAQLWQNFQETALSLERLADIVDHPDEAEQDRTNIPMPAIKGKVRYDNVSFRFKPNGPLQLNNVSLEFPAGKFIAIVGESGAGKSTLTKLLSRLYEPEMGRILIDGYDIHKVELYSLRRQIGVVPQDTLLFEGSIQENIALTNPDATTEEIIAAAQIAAAHEFIMSLPNGYNTRVGERGSSLSGGQRQRIAIARTVLQQPAILVLDEATSALDYSTEQEVSRNLKESFQGRSVFFITHRLGTIKNADIIVMMDSGSVVEQGTHEELMALKGRYCYLYQQQESSV
- a CDS encoding PpiC-type peptidyl-prolyl cis-trans isomerase; this encodes MRVVLEIGDRSFTAEDLIPLMKQYQMLPKLAQEIIIDRAIAKIEYSEQEKTLAHNQFCQQNQLLTEEQLQAWLKQQNMTPEQLDQLIERRLKIEKFKQETWCNTVESYFIKRKSQLDRVVYSLIRTDKAEVAQELYFRITEGENTFSELAMEYSLGSEAQTGGLIGPVEINAPHPQIARILSTSKPGQVIPPTRVGEWLVIIRLENYISAKLDQPMRQRMLDEMFREWLNEEMKQKVSFPNYTPSTAIS
- a CDS encoding 2-C-methyl-D-erythritol 2,4-cyclodiphosphate synthase; protein product: MMNIRIGNGYDLHRLVPDRRLILGGIEIPHHLGLLGHSDADVLTHAIMDAMLGALSLGDIGHYFPPTDPKWAGANSLVLLEQVHELIQAQGWQINNLDSVIVAERPKLKPYLKAMRDRLALTLNLVPEQIGIKATTNEKLDAVGQETAICAYAVILLTKPNS
- a CDS encoding alpha/beta fold family hydrolase is translated as MGSIEQKSNGSWGSKFTVAARNQIFTDVMEVAGLSKTLTIPTLLITPEQGLNRTAWQLQPYQNYLSNLEIKTIAGNHWVFLVNPQEFNQTIAQFLNQQKVNLENHNKIQNS
- a CDS encoding putative transposase gives rise to the protein MKYSSSLSDEEWEILEPLLVKILPTKKQTRPANWTRREILDGILYQLKNGCNWADLPKDLPPYSTVYWHYKQWRKVGVFEKLMNALHEQVRQQVKKNLSGQH
- a CDS encoding IS4 family transposase — translated: MKNTCNASVASKGFCFYKATNGIKRHLAIDTLGFPFFTHCTPANVSDDAGLIEMLTLNIDYFQSKPVNLPKLTILLDHGYHPEHLTEQLEQVYPEIMTKIKFELSTKPSKQEKAAQGKSGFVPAVARWVIERSNAWMERCKSLVKNFEREIRGGFLRL
- a CDS encoding alpha/beta hydrolase fold protein yields the protein MSLRQTLALKEIKISYLEWNQGKEPLLLLHGLADHALVWSSLGDNLATDYQIIAPDLRGHGDSSKPLTSYSSEAMIADLEALMDHLGWQDAHILGHSWGGKLAAIWATKSPQRFRSLILVDPFFINRLPSWFKLTFPLLYRVLPFLKGMGPFPSYQAAEQIVKKLKQYRGWSPLQQQVFQASIEPI